One region of Chaetodon auriga isolate fChaAug3 chromosome 5, fChaAug3.hap1, whole genome shotgun sequence genomic DNA includes:
- the rpl35 gene encoding large ribosomal subunit protein uL29, producing MAKIKARDLRGKKKEELLKQLDDLKNELSQLRVAKVTGGAASKLSKIRVVRKSIARVLTVINQTQKENLRKFYKGKKYKPLDLRPKKTRALRRRLNKHEESLRTKKQQRKDLLYSIRKFAVKA from the exons ATG GCCAAGATCAAGGCAAGAGATCTGCGGGGTaagaagaaagaggagctgCTTAAGCAGCTGGACGACCTGAAAAATGAACTGTCCCAGCTCCGTGTGGCCAAGGTTACCGGCGGAGCTGCTTCCAAACTCTCTAAGAT CCGTGTTGTCCGTAAATCCATCGCCAGAGTCCTGACTGTAATCAACCAGACACAGAAGGAGAACCTGAGGAAGTTCTACAAG GGTAAGAAGTACAAGCCCTTGGATCTGAGACCCAAGAAGACCAGAGCTCTGCGCCGCCGGCTTAACAAGCACGAAGAAAGTCTGCGGACcaagaaacagcagaggaaagatcTCCTCTACTCCATTCGCAAATTTGCAGTCAAAGCTTAG